GTGTTGTAGGCGGAAAGGGCTGGAAGGGTGTTGTAGGCGGAGATGGCTGGTACTGCGTTGTAGGCAGAGATGGCAGGAACGGCACCGTAGGCAGAAACAGCTGGGTAGGCAGAATAGGCAGATACAGCTGGGACTGCTCCATAGGTGGATACTACTGGGGCAGAGTAAGCCAAAGGTGCTACTACTCCGGGTTTGGCAGAGACGAAAGCCACGAGGGCGGCGAAcaacaactgaaaataataattttgtaatttagaATACATATTTGGGGGTAGTTTCACTTTCGGCGACAGCGACTTGTGACTCGATGAATTAATTACCTAGTCCTGAATCATTCTTTCATCATACATAGACAATTATGGGGTATCAAATTTcatatcaatattatataatctacTTTCCAGAATGTATgtaatgaattaaatatattaaatttatcactatTAGCCATACTACCACAATTGtggagtctcggtgattacaacaaaatgtatatacctttctggtataaacacagattacctaagcacaatctgctttagatcgtcgaatttagagagtctttaattaatattatgtattagatgtattatgagcatttataagaattgtaaataggtttttgagctctttttcctattatgctacacattaacattataataatataatacttaaaaaaaataaattcaaatttttaaatagaaaatgatcagtagatcagtagctagtaaaatagatataagatgtattgtgagcgtaatttagtaataattaaaatcatttcaaaatcaaatcaaaaatttaatgtCACAGGAAGGTTTATGCGCTTAGTCATAATTAGGGATATCAAATTATTCGAGTAGTACTAGGTAGTACCTGCTTGGGTAAGGTTTTATTGTTTGTATTAAAACCTAGTTTTGTATCTTTCTTTACTTACTTTAAGCTACAATGATTCAACCAATTTGTAGttattgaatatgtatttatgatgtTTATGTACATCCTATATAAATTGAATGGTTTCTAAACTATTATACATTAAACTATCATTATTAAACTATTATACAATTCAAGATGTCTATActctttaataataaatacacattatCAATGCAAAATTTGCTTAACACCGTCTGCTTTatagagtatttaattaaaaataatataaccatatatataaaatttattatgattgTTTATAATAGTTATGAATTGGTTTTAAAGCTCTTTTACAATTATGCTGTAtacactaaaattaaaataagataatattgaATACACTAACAGAAACAATAAtttgttaaatagaaaattatcactgGATCATTTAGTATTATAATAGATCTAAATTATAttgtgaatataaattataaacaataaaagccttaaaaaccaaaataaaaacgattagacaataacatatacatatgtacttcatagataaacatataattcaaaagattaaatttatgtgtgtatgtatatacaaaggaatacttatttataaataagATACGTGGATAATGTGCTAATTTTAAGATTCCCCTATTCGGCTATAAACAGTTCAAAAATGGTTACTAATAAACTAGCCTTcccaaattgatatttttccgAAATAATACTGTTTATGAATAAAACACtgtgtctatatgtatgtacaatataatttaattttgatattttaattttatcttcttTGCAATTTTGATTCCAAATAAAAAGAATGTAATGTTATATTTTCTTCGTAGAATGATTGCGCTCTATATAAATCCGAGCAACTATAACAAACGTTCCAGGGgttaaaaaactgaaaagtgGTTTATATTTAGCGATTTAAAAAGCTGAAATACCTGTTCCAAGATAGTTATCTCACATGTTAAACTATGGCACGCTACTGAAATGAATCAGGACGCCGATATAATTTTACGCAATAAATTTTGATGGGCTAAGCAACTACATAGCTTTGaagtttgaaatataaattttaatttagaagCGGTTAGTGTTTCCGATTGAAAATTTAGTAAACATATGTGTACACTTACGAATTTGTACATTTTGGGTTGAGGTTTTGGAAGTCTTTCAACTGAAGGACCGAAATGGTTTGATGAAACTCACGCACGTTCGCGGTCTTTTATACGTTTAGATGTAAGGAAATGGAAAATTCATAATTTAGATCGatattacaaagtacataaaaattCGTACGAACATTGTAGAATAAATTCGCAATAAACTGGTTTTCGAACGTAAATTGATCATAGGCGAAAAAATCAAGCAAGGTCGCGCTCTTAAACAGTTAACTGCCTACGtatgaaaaaatgtttaattttttttttagttttagcTCAATTGTTTGATTACATTCGTTCGTCGACGCGGATCGTTTCTTTGATgactcgaaaaaaaaaatataattaaaatttatagctTAAAAATTTAACCTTGATGGAATTCGTTCGGAGAAAATTGTTAGATAATCAAAGAAAACTCATTTTaacacgaaaaaaatatttaataaacttCGTATGTTTGCTATGTAAAAAATAGTAGGAGGTCAACTtcagaatgaaataaaaataattgaactcTCTTGAAATTTATTTCTGGAATCCAACGATTCTTAGAAAAcgtaaaacaaatataatattaacgtgCATATAATTTTCATCTACAGTATAAAAACATAATTCCTAAATCATTGAttcatgaaaataa
This Arctopsyche grandis isolate Sample6627 chromosome 7, ASM5162203v2, whole genome shotgun sequence DNA region includes the following protein-coding sequences:
- the LOC143914549 gene encoding uncharacterized protein LOC143914549 yields the protein MYKFLLFAALVAFVSAKPGVVAPLAYSAPVVSTYGAVPAVSAYSAYPAVSAYGAVPAISAYNAVPAISAYNTLPALSAYNTVPALSAYNAYNAYNPLVRSVVAPQVYSANILKSVVSAPVVSAYSAGLPLAYNKYY